The following are from one region of the Cyanobium gracile PCC 6307 genome:
- a CDS encoding 4a-hydroxytetrahydrobiopterin dehydratase has protein sequence MVLANKANSSPEDIGANLTPDEIKDSLGVLTGWDLVDGHHLHKAWTFQDFSSALDWVSHAGAICEKQGHHADFKLGWGYAEAITYTHQSEGLTRADIALATELDSIEGVDMS, from the coding sequence ATGGTTTTAGCCAACAAGGCCAACAGCTCCCCTGAGGATATTGGTGCCAACCTGACTCCAGATGAGATCAAAGATTCCCTTGGCGTACTCACAGGCTGGGATCTGGTCGATGGCCATCACTTACACAAAGCCTGGACCTTTCAGGACTTCAGCTCAGCCCTCGACTGGGTGAGTCACGCTGGCGCCATCTGTGAGAAACAGGGCCACCATGCCGATTTCAAGCTGGGCTGGGGTTATGCGGAAGCGATAACCTACACCCACCAGTCTGAAGGACTCACCCGAGCTGATATCGCTCTAGCAACAGAACTTGATTCCATCGAAGGTGTTGATATGAGCTGA
- a CDS encoding CsbD family protein, with amino-acid sequence MNHQLRFLRQLAATCLGLAFSLLVLIATPSLSAPVQASGTFTLSASPLPLAAIAGRVKAGAKDFEGKTQESIGKVTGKKGDRLAGKAKQVEAKGRNAVEDVKGKAGMG; translated from the coding sequence ATGAATCACCAACTTCGTTTTCTGCGCCAGCTGGCCGCCACTTGCCTTGGCCTGGCCTTCAGCCTGCTGGTGTTGATCGCCACGCCATCCTTGAGCGCTCCTGTCCAGGCCTCAGGAACCTTCACCCTCAGCGCCTCCCCCTTGCCCCTTGCCGCCATCGCCGGACGCGTCAAGGCTGGCGCCAAGGACTTCGAGGGCAAGACCCAGGAATCGATTGGCAAGGTCACTGGGAAAAAGGGAGATCGCCTCGCCGGCAAGGCTAAGCAAGTTGAAGCTAAAGGCCGGAATGCTGTTGAAGACGTCAAGGGCAAGGCCGGGATGGGCTGA
- a CDS encoding metallothionein codes for MTTTLEKPATLQCACPGCHCTVQEDSPFRNGALLFCSEVCAKGHPNGEPCHASCGCECHG; via the coding sequence ATGACCACGACCCTGGAGAAACCCGCCACGCTGCAGTGCGCCTGCCCGGGCTGTCACTGCACGGTGCAAGAGGACAGTCCGTTCCGCAACGGCGCCCTGCTGTTCTGCAGCGAGGTCTGCGCCAAAGGGCACCCCAACGGTGAGCCCTGCCACGCCAGCTGTGGCTGTGAATGCCATGGCTGA
- a CDS encoding CsbD family protein: MGLGKDIKATAKNIEGKVQETTGNITGDKKDQLAGKAKQAQASGEHAVEDLKDSVRDATN, encoded by the coding sequence ATGGGTTTGGGAAAAGACATCAAAGCCACCGCCAAGAACATCGAAGGCAAGGTTCAGGAGACCACTGGCAACATCACCGGTGACAAGAAGGACCAGCTGGCGGGAAAGGCCAAGCAAGCCCAGGCCAGCGGTGAACATGCCGTGGAAGACCTGAAAGACTCAGTGCGAGACGCTACCAACTAA
- a CDS encoding DUF1651 domain-containing protein, which yields MPQVLRVRPTCWERLVQLLEITSGELLPDQKIPQLTSRRELGRAEALKLWVEKRQAGWAPCNPQWCSPRPPRAIHPHQAESRNDGHLLADEQQPPATAIPPGGSPRPAPP from the coding sequence ATGCCTCAGGTGCTGCGCGTTCGCCCCACCTGCTGGGAGCGCCTTGTTCAACTGCTGGAGATCACAAGCGGTGAGCTGCTACCTGATCAGAAGATCCCGCAGCTGACATCACGTCGAGAGCTGGGCCGGGCTGAGGCCCTGAAGCTTTGGGTGGAGAAACGCCAGGCGGGCTGGGCGCCCTGCAACCCCCAGTGGTGCTCCCCACGACCGCCCAGAGCGATCCACCCCCACCAAGCTGAATCAAGAAACGATGGCCACCTCCTTGCCGATGAGCAGCAGCCACCAGCCACGGCGATACCGCCTGGTGGATCACCACGGCCAGCCCCACCTTGA
- a CDS encoding DoxX family protein, protein MTTSSGSRSSLLDGIARVLLCLVFLHAVIGKLTGFAGVAGMIAGRGIPLAPVLLAAAVALMAVGSVLVISGIRARLGAILLLLFLVPTTLLFHSDVADPQERIALLKNLSIMGGLLLVAERRP, encoded by the coding sequence ATGACAACCTCCAGCGGATCCAGGTCCTCCCTCCTCGATGGCATCGCCCGGGTGCTCCTGTGCCTGGTGTTCCTGCACGCGGTGATCGGCAAGCTGACCGGCTTCGCCGGAGTGGCCGGGATGATCGCCGGCCGGGGCATCCCCCTGGCGCCGGTGCTCCTGGCGGCGGCCGTGGCGCTGATGGCCGTGGGGTCGGTGCTGGTGATCAGCGGCATCCGGGCACGGCTCGGGGCGATCCTGCTGCTGCTGTTCCTGGTGCCCACCACCCTGCTGTTCCACAGCGATGTGGCCGACCCCCAGGAGCGGATCGCGCTGCTCAAGAACCTCTCGATCATGGGGGGCCTGCTGCTGGTGGCCGAACGGCGCCCCTGA
- a CDS encoding MgtC/SapB family protein has translation MEVDDVQSSQVASKSMWQVIWNTVLSEFSEITDLSHFIRIIFRIMLAAILGGLLGYDRELKGRTAGLRTHMLVSLGAALFVLIPQQAGATVADLTNVMHGLAAGVGFLGAGSIIMGSRQEETKGMTTAASIWLTAAIGIASGMGREVTAILSTLLALVILSFIPKVERLFEIRGKRSQSKLR, from the coding sequence GTGGAAGTGGATGACGTACAGTCAAGCCAAGTTGCGTCTAAGAGTATGTGGCAAGTGATATGGAATACCGTGCTATCTGAGTTCTCCGAGATCACCGATCTGTCTCATTTTATTCGCATCATTTTCCGCATCATGCTTGCTGCGATACTTGGTGGTCTACTTGGATATGACCGAGAGTTGAAGGGCCGGACGGCAGGGTTGCGAACGCACATGCTTGTTTCTCTCGGGGCGGCGCTCTTTGTTCTTATTCCTCAACAAGCGGGAGCCACTGTTGCCGATTTAACCAATGTGATGCATGGATTGGCCGCTGGGGTGGGTTTCCTTGGGGCAGGATCCATCATTATGGGAAGTCGACAAGAGGAGACTAAGGGGATGACTACGGCGGCAAGCATATGGCTAACGGCGGCAATTGGCATAGCATCAGGCATGGGCCGGGAAGTGACGGCCATCCTGAGTACTCTTTTAGCATTGGTAATCTTGTCATTTATTCCCAAGGTCGAGCGGCTGTTCGAAATCCGTGGAAAGCGGAGTCAATCCAAGTTGCGCTGA
- a CDS encoding dihydrofolate reductase family protein — MTTITNRVSLPVKTQYYAASSLDGFIATTDNSLDWLLQFGEAEGPGYKNFLAEVGAIAMGSATYQWLVDHYIKAGTPEEKPWLYTQPTWIFTSRKLASVPNADLHFVEGAVTPVHQQMVAAAMGKNIWMAGGGELAGQFFDAGLLDELIIQVASVTLGQGLPLLPRRIAFPPLRLTSVQALGGAFAELHYDVPRQCEGERAGT, encoded by the coding sequence TTGACCACGATCACCAACCGCGTCAGCCTCCCAGTGAAAACTCAGTATTACGCCGCATCCAGCCTGGATGGATTCATCGCAACCACGGATAACTCCCTGGACTGGTTACTTCAGTTCGGTGAAGCGGAAGGTCCAGGCTATAAGAACTTCCTGGCTGAAGTTGGGGCGATTGCCATGGGTTCAGCCACCTATCAGTGGCTGGTGGATCATTACATCAAAGCTGGAACGCCGGAAGAAAAGCCCTGGCTCTACACCCAGCCCACGTGGATTTTCACGAGCCGCAAGCTTGCCTCCGTCCCCAACGCGGATCTGCACTTCGTGGAGGGTGCTGTCACGCCTGTGCACCAGCAGATGGTCGCCGCTGCGATGGGGAAGAACATCTGGATGGCCGGTGGGGGCGAACTGGCCGGTCAGTTCTTCGATGCCGGCCTGCTGGATGAGCTGATCATTCAGGTGGCCTCCGTGACCCTGGGCCAGGGATTGCCGCTCCTCCCCCGGCGGATCGCCTTCCCGCCCCTGAGGCTCACATCGGTGCAGGCCCTGGGTGGGGCCTTTGCCGAACTCCACTACGACGTGCCCCGTCAGTGTGAGGGCGAGAGGGCTGGCACCTGA
- a CDS encoding phosphate/phosphonate ABC transporter permease: MKPAPPLLMLLPALVLAPLAVLLPPLVHGGGWELIGGFLVAAVTPSLDPVVLTSLLKGLGVTAGMALLGWAGSLVLGLLLGAASSRTVWRTLTGSGVPAELIRRLLALPRAIHELIWGLLLLQLVGLQPAVAVLAIALPFGALVARVLSDLLDALPTTGLEALRAAGAPAPAALLTALGPALLPGVLSYGGYRLECALRSATLLGVFGLGGLGTDLKLTLQSLAFHELWSGLWLLLAVMLALEAGISLLRRRWLVPGRFVLARRGVGERSREMLLALVALLPLCVVVGRALGVDPAALLRWQPLPGLGAGDWAATWALPWPRLVGGTLLLTALAASLAVGLAPLLLLVVAPVGWARQGLRLLWALGRLWPPPLTALLLLFVLEPGVITAALALGFHNLGVLGRLLLESVDATDPAAEEALACGGSGPRLALLYGRFSALARPYLAYGAYRADVILRESVVVGLVGATGLGSQLLESLSSFAWDQLLALVAAYALLTLVGEDLSDRARRRWLQAA, encoded by the coding sequence TTGAAACCGGCGCCGCCGCTGCTGATGCTGCTGCCCGCCCTGGTGCTGGCGCCCCTGGCCGTGCTGCTGCCGCCGCTGGTGCACGGGGGCGGCTGGGAGCTGATCGGCGGCTTCCTGGTGGCGGCGGTGACGCCCTCCCTGGATCCCGTGGTGCTGACGTCGCTGCTGAAGGGGCTGGGGGTGACGGCCGGCATGGCCCTGCTCGGCTGGGCCGGCAGCCTGGTGCTCGGCCTGCTGCTGGGGGCGGCCAGCTCCCGCACCGTGTGGCGCACCCTGACGGGCAGCGGCGTGCCGGCGGAACTGATCCGCCGCCTGCTGGCCCTGCCCCGGGCGATCCATGAGCTGATCTGGGGCCTGCTGCTGCTCCAGCTGGTGGGGCTGCAGCCGGCGGTGGCGGTGCTGGCGATCGCCCTGCCCTTCGGGGCCCTGGTGGCCCGGGTGCTCTCCGACCTGCTCGATGCCCTGCCCACCACGGGCCTGGAGGCCCTGCGGGCGGCGGGGGCCCCGGCCCCGGCGGCCCTGCTCACGGCCCTGGGGCCGGCCCTGCTGCCCGGGGTGCTCAGCTACGGCGGCTACCGGCTGGAGTGCGCCCTGCGCAGCGCCACCCTGCTGGGGGTGTTCGGCCTCGGGGGCCTGGGCACCGACCTCAAGCTGACGCTGCAGTCGCTGGCGTTCCATGAACTCTGGAGCGGCCTCTGGCTGCTGCTGGCGGTGATGCTGGCCCTGGAGGCGGGCATCAGCCTGCTGCGGCGCCGCTGGCTGGTGCCCGGCCGGTTCGTGCTGGCCCGGCGGGGGGTGGGCGAGCGCAGCCGCGAGATGCTGCTGGCCCTGGTGGCCCTGCTGCCCCTCTGCGTCGTGGTGGGCCGGGCCCTGGGGGTGGATCCGGCGGCCCTGCTCCGCTGGCAGCCTCTGCCGGGCCTGGGGGCCGGCGACTGGGCCGCCACCTGGGCCCTGCCCTGGCCCCGGCTGGTGGGGGGCACCCTGCTGCTCACCGCCCTGGCGGCCAGCCTGGCGGTGGGGCTGGCGCCGCTGCTGCTGCTGGTGGTGGCGCCGGTGGGCTGGGCGCGGCAGGGGCTGCGGCTGCTGTGGGCCCTGGGGCGCCTGTGGCCGCCGCCGCTGACGGCCCTGCTGCTGCTGTTCGTGCTGGAGCCGGGGGTGATCACCGCCGCCCTGGCCCTGGGCTTCCACAACCTGGGGGTGCTGGGCCGGCTGCTGCTGGAGAGTGTCGACGCCACCGATCCAGCCGCTGAGGAGGCCCTGGCCTGCGGCGGCAGCGGGCCGCGGCTGGCCCTGCTCTATGGCCGCTTCAGTGCCCTGGCCCGGCCCTACCTGGCCTACGGCGCCTACCGGGCCGATGTGATCCTGCGGGAATCGGTGGTGGTGGGCCTGGTGGGGGCGACCGGGTTGGGCAGCCAGTTGCTGGAGAGCCTCAGCTCCTTCGCCTGGGACCAGCTGCTGGCGCTGGTGGCGGCCTACGCCCTGCTCACCCTGGTCGGCGAGGACCTCAGCGACCGGGCGCGCCGTCGCTGGTTGCAGGCGGCCTGA
- a CDS encoding ATP-binding cassette domain-containing protein, translating to MAAGPATAVLALRGVRVSGRGRPRLEDVDLSLAPGERVALLGASGAGKSTLIAVANGLLVPAAGTVLWEGQPPARSRRGRRRQQARIGTLWQDLRLIEELTVQQNLNAARLARWGWPRALLNLLLPLDTEACAAALRAMDLDPALLEQPVTALSGGQRQRVAMARLLRQEPTLLLADEPLASLDPRLAGELLALLLAQAVAPRALLLSLHRPDLLAGFDRAVGLKDGRVLFDGPVAQVSEALLADLYGGTPPGVAP from the coding sequence ATGGCCGCCGGTCCCGCCACCGCCGTGCTCGCGCTGCGGGGCGTCCGTGTCAGCGGCCGCGGGCGGCCCCGGCTGGAGGACGTCGACCTGAGCCTGGCCCCCGGCGAGCGGGTGGCGCTGCTGGGGGCCAGCGGTGCCGGCAAGAGCACATTGATCGCGGTGGCCAACGGCCTGCTGGTGCCGGCGGCGGGCACGGTGCTCTGGGAGGGCCAGCCCCCCGCCCGCTCCCGCCGCGGCCGGCGGCGCCAGCAGGCCCGCATCGGCACCCTCTGGCAGGACCTGCGCCTGATCGAGGAGCTGACCGTCCAGCAGAACCTCAACGCCGCCCGCCTGGCCCGCTGGGGCTGGCCCCGGGCCCTGCTCAACCTGCTGCTGCCGCTCGACACCGAGGCCTGCGCGGCGGCCCTGCGGGCGATGGATCTGGATCCGGCCCTGCTGGAGCAGCCGGTGACGGCCCTCTCCGGCGGCCAGCGCCAGCGGGTGGCGATGGCCCGGCTGCTGCGCCAGGAGCCCACCCTGCTGCTGGCGGATGAACCCCTGGCCAGCCTCGATCCGCGCCTGGCCGGCGAGCTCCTGGCCCTGCTGCTGGCCCAGGCCGTGGCCCCCCGGGCCCTGCTGCTGAGCCTGCACCGCCCCGACCTGCTCGCCGGCTTCGATCGGGCCGTGGGCCTCAAGGACGGCCGGGTGCTGTTCGACGGGCCGGTGGCGCAGGTCAGCGAGGCCCTGCTGGCGGACCTTTACGGGGGCACACCGCCCGGCGTGGCCCCTTGA
- a CDS encoding cation diffusion facilitator family transporter, whose protein sequence is MLFTSPRSYILLSVAAAVATIVLKTAAWRLTGSVGLLSDAMESGVNLVAALGAFWALSLAAKPADRTHHYGHFKAEYFSSGLESVLIVLAALAIIHAAVGRLQQPEPLEQLGLGMALSLVATLLNGVVAWLLLRASRHFHSITLRADAHHLFTDVWTSAGVLLGIGLVKLTGLTILDPLIAIAVALNIALTGWNLLRETATGLLDRSLPIDEQEKLEALLASHASQEIRFHALRTRVAGSRRFVALHVLVPGRWTVQAGHDLCERLEQEIAVALPRSDVLTHLEPIEDPRAWDDQGFRWEEG, encoded by the coding sequence ATGCTCTTTACGTCCCCCCGCTCCTACATCCTTCTGTCGGTGGCGGCGGCGGTGGCCACCATCGTGCTCAAGACCGCGGCCTGGAGGCTCACCGGCTCGGTGGGCCTGCTCTCGGATGCGATGGAATCCGGGGTGAACCTGGTGGCGGCCCTGGGGGCCTTCTGGGCCCTCAGCCTGGCGGCCAAGCCCGCCGACCGCACCCACCACTACGGCCATTTCAAGGCCGAGTACTTCTCCAGCGGCCTGGAGAGCGTGCTGATCGTGCTGGCGGCCCTGGCAATCATCCACGCCGCCGTGGGGCGGCTGCAGCAGCCGGAACCGCTGGAGCAGCTGGGGCTGGGCATGGCCCTCTCCCTGGTGGCCACGCTGCTCAACGGCGTGGTGGCCTGGTTGCTGCTGCGGGCCTCCCGCCACTTCCACTCGATCACCCTGCGGGCCGACGCCCACCATCTGTTCACCGACGTCTGGACCTCCGCCGGCGTGCTGCTGGGGATCGGCCTGGTGAAGCTCACCGGGCTGACGATCCTCGACCCGCTGATCGCGATCGCGGTGGCGCTCAACATCGCCCTCACCGGCTGGAATCTGCTGCGGGAGACGGCCACCGGCCTGCTCGACCGCTCGCTCCCCATCGACGAACAGGAGAAGCTGGAGGCGCTGCTGGCCTCCCATGCATCGCAGGAAATCCGCTTCCATGCCCTGCGCACCCGGGTGGCGGGTTCGCGCCGCTTCGTCGCCCTGCACGTGCTGGTGCCGGGCCGCTGGACCGTGCAGGCCGGCCATGACCTCTGCGAGCGGCTGGAGCAGGAGATCGCCGTCGCCCTGCCCCGCAGCGATGTGCTGACCCACCTCGAGCCGATCGAGGACCCCAGGGCCTGGGATGACCAGGGGTTCCGCTGGGAGGAGGGCTGA
- a CDS encoding SDR family oxidoreductase yields the protein MATVLITGTNRGIGLEYCRQLQARGDTVVAVCRTPSPELESLGVRIEAGIDLTEASAIAALVKRLGGLSLDALILNAGILESTSLGALDAESLRRQFEVNAIAPLRLTRALLGHLGEGAKVILMTSRMGSIDDNGSGGSYGYRMSKVALNMAGRSLAIDLRPRGIAVALLHPGLVSTRMTGFSAQGITPEASVRGLLARIDALTLETSGTFWHANGQVLPW from the coding sequence ATGGCCACCGTCCTGATCACCGGCACCAACCGCGGCATCGGCCTGGAGTACTGCCGCCAGCTCCAGGCCAGGGGCGACACGGTGGTGGCGGTCTGCCGCACCCCGTCTCCCGAGCTGGAGAGCCTGGGGGTGCGCATCGAGGCGGGGATCGACCTCACCGAGGCGTCCGCCATCGCCGCCCTGGTGAAGCGGCTGGGCGGCCTGAGCCTCGATGCCCTGATCCTCAACGCCGGGATCCTGGAATCCACCAGCCTCGGGGCCCTCGATGCCGAGAGCCTGCGGCGCCAGTTCGAGGTGAACGCCATCGCCCCCCTGCGGCTCACACGCGCCCTGCTGGGCCATTTGGGCGAGGGCGCCAAGGTGATCCTGATGACGAGCCGCATGGGCTCGATCGATGACAACGGCTCCGGCGGCTCCTATGGCTACCGGATGTCGAAGGTGGCGCTCAACATGGCCGGCCGGTCGCTGGCCATCGACCTTCGCCCCCGCGGCATCGCCGTGGCCCTGCTCCATCCCGGCCTGGTGAGCACCCGCATGACGGGCTTCAGCGCCCAGGGCATCACGCCGGAGGCGTCCGTGCGCGGCCTGCTGGCCCGCATCGACGCCCTGACCCTAGAGACGAGCGGCACGTTCTGGCACGCCAACGGCCAGGTGCTGCCCTGGTAG
- a CDS encoding YrrC family ATP-dependent DNA helicase has translation MATSLPMSSSHQPRRYRLVDHHGQPHLELDEHFESIEDAWAFATDWWQQQQPAGAPETQVGLGLEVSTENVFRVLCIKARGHRDLVTLVGHAAEISANEWVTVSRTWVCSHEHGQQFKASYLRASAPTTAEGIEKYLGSGMIRGIGPTYDGDTLAAEPAIFLPTLL, from the coding sequence ATGGCCACCTCCTTGCCGATGAGCAGCAGCCACCAGCCACGGCGATACCGCCTGGTGGATCACCACGGCCAGCCCCACCTTGAGCTCGATGAGCACTTCGAGTCGATCGAGGATGCCTGGGCGTTCGCCACCGACTGGTGGCAGCAGCAGCAACCCGCTGGCGCACCAGAGACCCAGGTGGGGCTTGGTTTGGAGGTGAGCACCGAGAACGTCTTCCGCGTGCTATGCATCAAGGCCCGCGGCCACCGCGACCTGGTGACGTTGGTTGGCCATGCCGCCGAGATCAGCGCCAATGAATGGGTAACGGTCAGCCGCACCTGGGTGTGCAGCCACGAGCACGGCCAGCAGTTCAAGGCCTCCTACCTCAGGGCCTCCGCTCCAACCACCGCCGAGGGGATCGAGAAGTACCTGGGTTCGGGGATGATCCGCGGGATCGGCCCGACCTACGACGGTGACACCCTGGCGGCTGAGCCGGCGATCTTCCTACCCACTCTGCTCTGA